In Streptomyces violaceusniger Tu 4113, one DNA window encodes the following:
- a CDS encoding EfeM/EfeO family lipoprotein produces MRRQHLSPVPPARYLLVAGAVTVAAAVGIGVLAVGGDSSDGPRANPSASASAPAKASDGLRHTSVEVSEGGCGRGWTDATRGKQVFDLRNTSSRPAEVYLTDPANGAVYGEVEGLGPGTSRPLSVTLGGGSYAFVCLPEEVDAVTGPTVTVPGPARGGGPAAVPVGQQDLIPPTIAYQKWVTGRMDELVRRTDALRSAIRRGDLATARAAWLPAHLVYERMGAAYGAFGDADGAINGTTAGLSGGVHASDFTGFHRLEYGLWHGQSASSLGPVADRLVKDVRGLRDDWPQERMDPADLGLRAHEIMENTVQFELTGRTDYGSGTNVATARANLDGSRAVLTRLEPLLKPRAPWLPELKSDLDRTERTLERSHHGDRWTPLDRLSRTDRQRLNADAGALVERLAQVAALMDVRRTR; encoded by the coding sequence GTGCGTCGCCAACATCTCTCCCCGGTCCCGCCGGCACGTTATCTGCTGGTCGCCGGTGCGGTGACGGTGGCCGCGGCCGTCGGAATCGGCGTGCTGGCGGTCGGCGGAGACTCCTCGGACGGCCCTCGTGCGAACCCCTCCGCGAGCGCAAGCGCGCCCGCGAAGGCATCGGACGGGCTTCGGCACACCTCCGTCGAGGTGTCCGAGGGCGGCTGCGGCCGCGGCTGGACCGATGCCACCCGTGGCAAGCAGGTCTTCGATCTGCGGAACACCTCCAGCAGACCGGCCGAGGTCTATCTCACCGATCCGGCGAACGGCGCCGTCTACGGAGAGGTGGAGGGCCTGGGCCCCGGCACCAGCAGACCGCTGAGCGTCACGCTCGGCGGCGGCTCCTACGCCTTCGTCTGCCTGCCCGAGGAGGTGGACGCGGTCACCGGACCCACCGTCACCGTCCCCGGACCGGCGCGGGGCGGTGGACCGGCCGCGGTTCCGGTCGGCCAGCAGGATCTGATCCCGCCCACCATCGCCTACCAGAAGTGGGTGACGGGCCGGATGGACGAGCTGGTGCGGCGCACGGACGCGCTGCGCTCGGCCATCCGCCGCGGTGACCTGGCCACGGCCCGTGCGGCCTGGCTGCCCGCCCATCTGGTGTACGAGCGGATGGGCGCCGCCTATGGTGCCTTCGGCGACGCCGACGGGGCCATCAACGGCACCACGGCGGGGCTGTCCGGCGGGGTCCATGCCTCGGACTTCACCGGATTCCACCGCCTCGAGTACGGCCTGTGGCACGGCCAGTCCGCGAGCTCCCTGGGCCCGGTCGCCGACCGGCTCGTCAAGGACGTCCGAGGGCTGCGGGACGACTGGCCGCAGGAGCGGATGGATCCGGCCGACCTGGGCCTGCGGGCGCACGAAATCATGGAGAACACCGTGCAGTTCGAGCTGACCGGCCGCACCGACTACGGCAGCGGCACCAATGTGGCCACCGCGCGGGCCAACCTCGACGGCAGCCGGGCCGTGCTGACCCGGCTGGAGCCGCTGCTGAAGCCCCGTGCCCCGTGGCTGCCCGAGCTGAAGAGCGACCTGGACCGCACCGAGCGGACCCTGGAGCGCTCGCACCACGGGGACCGCTGGACCCCGCTGGACCGGCTGAGCCGCACCGACCGCCAGCGGCTCAACGCGGACGCGGGCGCGCTGGTGGAGCGGCTGGCGCAGGTGGCGGCGCTGATGGATGTGCGGAGGACCCGGTGA
- a CDS encoding maleate cis-trans isomerase family protein — translation MVDSTRPAPDTVGFLYPGYSAEDEYPRLEGMLGGDSGDIRLPLVHTDIGEDAHRVDALLEMGSAARLAAGVAELAERGARAVVWACTSASFVFGWEGAHEQVRELSETAGLPASSTSFAFAHAVQALGAERVAIAATYPEDVADHFRAFLKAAGAEVVAMRGSGIITAAEVGTWGREEVLELARAGDHPEAQAVLLPDTALHTAAWIPDLEAELGKPVLTANQVTVWEGLRLLGRDPVHDRLGTLFARSGG, via the coding sequence ATGGTGGACTCGACGCGCCCGGCCCCGGACACGGTCGGCTTTCTCTACCCCGGATACTCCGCCGAGGACGAATACCCCCGCCTGGAAGGCATGCTCGGCGGCGACAGCGGCGATATCCGGCTTCCCCTCGTCCATACCGACATCGGTGAGGACGCCCATCGGGTGGACGCCCTGTTGGAGATGGGTTCCGCGGCCCGCCTCGCGGCCGGGGTCGCCGAGCTCGCCGAGCGCGGTGCCCGGGCCGTGGTCTGGGCCTGCACCAGCGCCAGCTTCGTCTTCGGCTGGGAGGGCGCCCATGAGCAGGTGCGCGAGCTGAGCGAGACGGCGGGATTGCCCGCCTCCAGCACCTCCTTCGCCTTCGCCCACGCGGTGCAGGCGCTCGGCGCCGAGCGGGTGGCCATCGCCGCCACCTATCCGGAGGATGTCGCCGACCACTTCAGGGCATTTTTGAAGGCGGCGGGCGCCGAGGTGGTCGCGATGCGCGGCAGCGGGATCATCACGGCCGCGGAGGTCGGCACCTGGGGCCGGGAAGAGGTGCTGGAGCTGGCCCGCGCCGGGGACCACCCCGAGGCCCAGGCGGTGCTCCTTCCGGACACCGCCCTGCACACCGCCGCCTGGATTCCGGATCTGGAGGCGGAGCTGGGCAAGCCGGTGCTCACGGCCAACCAGGTCACGGTCTGGGAGGGGCTGCGGCTGCTGGGCCGCGATCCGGTCCATGACCGGCTGGGCACGCTCTTCGCCCGGAGCGGCGGATAG
- a CDS encoding maleate cis-trans isomerase family protein codes for MDVSFLGGPQPQRGVGVVAPFDFALDRELWRWVPDEVSLHLTRTPFVPVEVSLDLARLVSEHETLHDAVQALAAVAPEVVAYACTSGSFVGGVAGERAMCAAMSQAGEIPSLTTSGALLEALREIGARRIAVVTPYTRSVTDSLEEYLAEGGMTVTGRAYLGLTRHIWKVPYRDVVDMARQAVVGATDALFISCTNLPTYDVIPQLEAELRMPVLSANQVTMWAALRAIGAPAVGPYQALMDPVARSGPAGMSVSPMIRPLPVTDPVVESVIEAVEAVEAVVDEPEAALAGAASPGLDGDPADGLDPGFGTGLGEGPYLDDSGGPSPV; via the coding sequence TTGGACGTCTCTTTTCTGGGTGGCCCACAGCCGCAGCGCGGCGTGGGTGTGGTGGCACCGTTCGACTTCGCACTCGATCGTGAACTATGGCGCTGGGTACCCGATGAGGTCTCCCTGCACCTCACCCGTACCCCGTTCGTACCCGTCGAGGTCAGCCTCGACCTGGCCCGGCTCGTGAGCGAACACGAGACCTTGCACGACGCGGTGCAGGCATTGGCGGCCGTCGCACCGGAAGTGGTGGCGTACGCCTGCACCTCGGGCAGCTTCGTCGGCGGTGTGGCCGGTGAGCGCGCGATGTGCGCGGCCATGTCCCAGGCGGGTGAGATCCCGTCGCTGACCACCTCGGGCGCGCTGCTGGAGGCGCTGCGGGAGATCGGCGCCCGGCGGATCGCGGTGGTGACGCCGTACACCAGGTCGGTCACCGACTCGCTCGAGGAGTATCTCGCCGAGGGCGGGATGACCGTCACCGGACGGGCATATCTAGGCCTCACCCGGCACATCTGGAAGGTGCCGTACCGCGACGTGGTCGACATGGCCCGGCAGGCGGTGGTCGGGGCGACCGACGCGCTCTTCATCAGTTGCACCAATCTGCCGACCTACGACGTGATTCCGCAGCTCGAGGCGGAGCTGCGGATGCCGGTGCTCTCCGCGAACCAGGTCACGATGTGGGCGGCGCTGCGGGCGATCGGCGCACCGGCCGTCGGGCCGTACCAGGCGCTGATGGACCCGGTCGCCCGGTCCGGTCCGGCGGGGATGTCGGTGTCGCCGATGATCCGCCCGCTCCCGGTGACGGACCCCGTCGTCGAATCGGTGATCGAGGCCGTGGAGGCGGTCGAGGCGGTGGTGGACGAGCCGGAGGCGGCACTGGCCGGGGCGGCGTCGCCCGGGCTGGACGGCGATCCGGCCGACGGGCTCGACCCGGGCTTTGGAACCGGCCTCGGCGAGGGCCCCTACCTCGACGATTCGGGAGGCCCGTCACCGGTGTGA